A genomic region of Gemmata massiliana contains the following coding sequences:
- a CDS encoding Hcp family type VI secretion system effector — MPVYVKYGKIVGNVTEANHKDWVEVNSFQWGVGRGIGSPVGKSANREASAPSVSEIVVTKEMDKSSFAWLQEALTGKGVECTIHFCSTDGKNLRMYAEYKLTNCMVSGCSVSSGGDRPTESLSINFTKIEYAFKEYGQDNSVTDSPRVSYDLATAAAA, encoded by the coding sequence ATGCCGGTTTACGTCAAGTACGGGAAGATTGTCGGTAACGTGACCGAAGCGAATCACAAGGACTGGGTGGAAGTGAACAGCTTCCAGTGGGGCGTGGGACGCGGGATCGGGTCACCGGTCGGGAAGTCCGCGAACCGCGAGGCTTCGGCCCCCTCGGTCAGCGAGATCGTGGTCACCAAGGAAATGGACAAGTCCAGTTTCGCCTGGCTCCAAGAGGCTCTCACCGGCAAAGGCGTGGAATGCACCATCCACTTCTGCTCAACCGACGGTAAGAACCTCCGTATGTACGCGGAATACAAACTGACCAACTGTATGGTGAGCGGGTGCTCGGTGTCGAGTGGCGGCGACCGACCGACCGAGAGCCTCTCAATCAACTTCACCAAGATCGAGTACGCATTCAAGGAATACGGTCAGGATAACTCGGTGACCGACAGCCCGCGCGTGTCCTACGACTTGGCGACCGCGGCCGCCGCGTAA
- a CDS encoding type VI secretion system Vgr family protein yields MPLTQKRRLVTLTTPLGADTFIVTGFRGRERVSAPFEFTLDLVSENLTVAAADLVGKAVGWTINMPDDSPRPFHGFVRKLVTGETADRGLRRYRAEVVPWLWFLTRTTDCRIFQNMTVDAIITSTFDRLGLTDYKKNLQGTYPTREYCVQYRETAFAFVSRLMEEYGIYYFFEFKEGQHTLVLADSNAAAFDCAPHGTVEYRPDMPGAESISSWDRRFAFRSGKITHTDYNFETPDTNLLKDVDTNLSLTGIGKFELFDYPGGYPVAGDGTTLAKSRMEEVEAGYDTATGSSRCSSFTPGGKFTLEKHPSDNGSYVFLEVEHNASEDWAGGGPGMADYSNTFVAIPTARPFRPAPTTPRPRISGAQTAVVVGMSGEEIYTDKYGRVKVQFFWDRLGKKDENSSCWIRVSEMWAGKQWGMVFTPRIGQEVVVEFLEGDPDRPLITGRVYNAELMPPYALPSNMTQSGLKTRSSKGGGTEDFNELRFEDLKGKEDIYFHAQKDFHRFVENDDDLKVENDQFIQIKNNRTLTVQKGYEKITIEEGNRDRTVSKGNDALTVSKGNRSVTVSEGNESLTVSKGTRTVDVKSDYTVTVQEGNRSITVSKGNDTHTITKGNRVVGVDAGNDTLTVAQGNIGIKATAGSIEIQAGTSITLKVGANKIVIDSSGVLIDAAKVTLKASAGSVEVAPAGVTVKAPNVNLKGDAQVKVEGPMVAVEGAGVTTVKGGIVQIN; encoded by the coding sequence ATGCCTCTCACACAGAAGCGCCGGCTCGTCACGCTCACGACCCCGCTCGGGGCCGACACATTCATCGTCACCGGGTTCCGCGGGCGCGAGCGCGTCTCCGCGCCATTCGAGTTCACGCTCGACCTGGTTTCGGAAAACCTGACGGTCGCGGCGGCCGATCTGGTCGGTAAGGCGGTCGGATGGACCATCAATATGCCCGACGACTCCCCGCGCCCGTTCCACGGGTTCGTGCGGAAACTGGTCACGGGCGAAACCGCGGACCGCGGCTTGCGCCGGTACCGCGCCGAAGTGGTCCCCTGGTTGTGGTTTCTCACGCGCACCACGGACTGCCGCATCTTCCAGAACATGACCGTGGACGCGATCATCACGAGCACCTTCGACCGGCTCGGGCTCACCGACTACAAGAAGAACCTCCAGGGGACGTACCCGACACGCGAGTACTGCGTGCAGTACCGCGAGACCGCGTTCGCGTTCGTGTCGCGGCTCATGGAAGAGTACGGAATCTACTACTTCTTCGAGTTCAAAGAGGGCCAGCACACGCTCGTCCTGGCCGACTCGAACGCGGCCGCGTTCGACTGCGCCCCGCACGGCACCGTCGAGTACCGCCCGGACATGCCGGGCGCGGAGAGCATATCGAGTTGGGACCGGCGGTTCGCGTTCCGCTCGGGGAAAATCACCCATACCGATTACAACTTCGAGACGCCGGACACGAACCTGCTGAAGGACGTGGACACCAACCTTTCGCTCACCGGCATCGGCAAGTTCGAGCTATTCGACTATCCGGGCGGGTACCCGGTCGCGGGCGACGGCACCACGCTCGCGAAGTCGCGCATGGAGGAAGTGGAGGCCGGGTACGACACCGCGACCGGTTCGAGCCGGTGCTCGTCTTTTACTCCCGGGGGTAAGTTCACTCTGGAGAAGCACCCGTCCGACAACGGCAGCTATGTGTTCCTTGAGGTGGAGCACAACGCGAGCGAGGACTGGGCCGGGGGCGGTCCTGGCATGGCCGATTACTCCAACACGTTCGTCGCTATACCTACGGCCCGGCCGTTCCGCCCCGCGCCGACGACCCCGCGCCCCCGGATCTCCGGGGCACAGACGGCCGTGGTCGTCGGCATGAGCGGAGAGGAGATTTACACCGACAAATACGGTCGCGTGAAGGTGCAATTCTTCTGGGATCGGCTCGGCAAGAAGGACGAAAACAGTTCGTGCTGGATCCGCGTGTCCGAGATGTGGGCGGGCAAACAGTGGGGCATGGTCTTCACGCCCCGGATCGGCCAGGAGGTGGTGGTCGAGTTCCTGGAGGGCGACCCGGACCGCCCGCTCATCACGGGCCGCGTGTACAACGCCGAACTGATGCCGCCCTACGCGCTGCCCTCCAACATGACCCAGAGCGGTTTGAAAACGCGCTCCAGCAAGGGGGGCGGGACCGAGGACTTCAACGAACTGCGGTTCGAGGACTTGAAGGGCAAGGAGGACATTTACTTCCACGCCCAGAAGGATTTCCACCGGTTCGTGGAGAACGACGACGACCTGAAGGTCGAGAACGACCAGTTCATTCAGATCAAGAACAATCGCACGCTCACGGTGCAAAAGGGCTACGAAAAGATCACCATCGAAGAGGGCAACCGCGACCGAACAGTCTCGAAGGGCAACGACGCACTGACCGTGAGTAAGGGTAACCGTAGCGTCACGGTGTCCGAGGGCAACGAATCATTAACCGTGAGCAAGGGCACGCGCACTGTCGACGTGAAATCCGACTACACCGTGACCGTACAGGAGGGTAACCGCAGCATCACGGTCTCGAAGGGCAACGACACGCACACCATTACGAAGGGCAACCGTGTGGTGGGCGTCGACGCGGGCAACGACACTCTGACCGTCGCCCAGGGCAATATCGGTATCAAGGCGACCGCGGGCAGCATCGAGATCCAAGCCGGAACGTCGATCACGCTGAAGGTGGGCGCGAACAAGATCGTCATCGATTCGAGCGGGGTCTTGATCGATGCCGCAAAAGTGACGCTCAAAGCTTCCGCGGGTTCGGTGGAGGTCGCCCCGGCCGGCGTGACCGTGAAGGCACCGAACGTGAACCTGAAGGGCGACGCTCAAGTGAAGGTGGAAGGTCCAATGGTGGCGGTCGAAGGCGCGGGGGTGACGACCGTGAAGGGCGGCATCGTGCAGATCAACTGA
- a CDS encoding ubiquitin family protein: protein MSEMIRLQPHEVAKFLRAYRFIGGRLRAVKVVHKGARVVAVELHTRVREAITDLGKDPRHVRLRLRLNGVEEFRFQMRPSQPKSKITDARIGYHNGLFYVTLDSIGLEPGETAQVFDFRASEVFAAGRELFWDVVTKGPAESDAPKP, encoded by the coding sequence ATGTCCGAAATGATCCGCCTGCAACCGCACGAAGTCGCGAAGTTCTTGCGCGCCTACCGGTTCATCGGCGGCCGGCTCCGCGCCGTGAAGGTGGTCCACAAGGGCGCGCGCGTGGTGGCTGTAGAGCTCCACACGCGCGTGCGCGAGGCGATTACGGATCTGGGTAAAGACCCGCGCCACGTGCGGCTCCGCTTGCGGCTCAACGGTGTGGAAGAGTTCCGCTTCCAGATGCGGCCCTCGCAGCCCAAGTCGAAGATCACGGACGCCCGGATCGGTTACCACAACGGCCTGTTCTACGTGACCCTCGACTCGATCGGCCTGGAACCGGGCGAGACGGCCCAAGTGTTCGATTTCCGCGCCAGCGAGGTCTTCGCCGCGGGCCGCGAGCTGTTCTGGGATGTGGTCACCAAGGGGCCGGCAGAAAGCGACGCACCGAAGCCCTGA
- a CDS encoding Dabb family protein, with product MSSPRLAHNVFFKLKDPAPAKVQELVDACKKYLNVQPGIVFFAAGSLCAELDRPVNDRDWHVGLHLVFADKAAHDAYQDDATHNKFIEENKPSWAAVRVFDSLV from the coding sequence ATGTCCTCTCCGCGACTGGCCCACAACGTGTTCTTCAAGTTGAAGGATCCTGCGCCCGCCAAGGTTCAGGAACTGGTCGACGCCTGCAAGAAGTACCTGAATGTGCAACCCGGTATCGTGTTTTTTGCGGCCGGTTCTCTGTGCGCGGAACTCGACCGCCCGGTGAACGACCGCGACTGGCACGTCGGGCTGCACCTGGTGTTCGCGGACAAGGCGGCCCACGACGCCTACCAGGACGACGCGACGCACAACAAGTTCATTGAAGAGAACAAACCGAGCTGGGCCGCCGTTCGGGTGTTCGATTCGCTGGTGTGA
- a CDS encoding DUF5683 domain-containing protein: MPIELQRIRQSLRRRTRLLRSVEIRRAARRGFDLVHFGSGPVERLCAALILAALFVFVTLAASLIAKLGPTYGLALAGVAFLSALGASAVLVLWPRSDRALEAERRQLRDDVIALRAREADLLDAMEEELARREGARHRGIDRDARPQTRPCPYCWEVISARALKCRFCGEFVDEELARERQRAWNPGIAAILSFIIPGLGQVYKSQVLGGLVWFFVIDCVYAGSFVGMYVCCMGLLTLPVAVILHVVCIFDAAASGTA, encoded by the coding sequence ATGCCAATCGAGCTCCAGCGCATCCGTCAGAGCCTTCGCCGCCGTACTCGACTCTTGCGGTCCGTAGAAATACGTCGCGCGGCCCGCAGGGGCTTCGACCTGGTACACTTCGGCTCTGGACCGGTGGAGCGACTTTGTGCGGCCCTGATCCTCGCGGCCCTATTCGTGTTCGTTACGCTCGCCGCGTCACTGATCGCGAAGTTGGGACCAACTTACGGGTTAGCCCTCGCGGGGGTCGCGTTCCTGTCCGCACTCGGGGCCAGCGCAGTCCTGGTACTGTGGCCCCGGAGCGACAGGGCACTGGAAGCCGAGCGCAGGCAGTTGAGGGACGACGTCATCGCGTTACGGGCGCGCGAAGCGGACTTGCTCGATGCGATGGAAGAAGAACTGGCCCGGCGAGAAGGCGCCCGGCACCGGGGAATCGACCGGGACGCGCGCCCGCAGACGAGGCCGTGCCCCTACTGCTGGGAAGTGATCTCGGCCCGCGCACTCAAGTGCCGGTTCTGTGGGGAATTCGTCGACGAGGAACTGGCCCGTGAGCGGCAACGGGCGTGGAACCCCGGAATCGCCGCGATTCTCAGTTTCATCATCCCCGGGCTGGGCCAGGTGTATAAGAGCCAGGTTCTCGGAGGGCTCGTGTGGTTTTTCGTGATCGACTGTGTTTACGCGGGTAGTTTCGTTGGGATGTACGTTTGCTGTATGGGGCTTCTCACCCTCCCCGTGGCCGTTATCCTCCACGTCGTTTGCATATTCGACGCAGCCGCGAGCGGTACCGCGTGA